One Phyllopteryx taeniolatus isolate TA_2022b chromosome 12, UOR_Ptae_1.2, whole genome shotgun sequence genomic window, TTGTATGCATGTTAACTGACCTCCCTCACGCTCTGCTCCGTCAACCCTCCATGGATGCCTGCACTTATTGCATGCATCTGCCTACCAACCCTGACCCAGCTCCCCTCACACCGTGCCTTTGGCTCCACCCACTCCTGGTATGTTAACTTATATCCTCCTTGTTTAGTTTTGTATTCATGTTAATTCATAGACATTCCCAACATTGTTTGTGGCTTGTTGGTATGTTTGTTTACGCTCAAAACTTTTTATTCCCCCTGCCCCCACAGAGATTCGTCTCAGGAAACTAGTGGACGAGCGTGAAAAAATGATAGAGCAGGTAAGTTGTTGACATTATCCGATAAATAGCCTAACttcttgaaaacatttatagtCCACTAATACATTCATAACGCCGCTCTGAATAAATCATTTGATTTGTCACATGGGAAAAGTTGTGATAAATGCATTTTGTCTGTATTTCCTGCGTGCATGCACTTACAGTACCGCCGTAATGACCATAAAATCCGGGCAAAATTAGACTACCACAAAGACTATAAAATTTACAGAGATACCATTATGACTCCTGTCAATCACCCCAAAGGTTGTGctgatgaaacttttttttcatcaagtCCCCACCCAGAGACCAGTACAAGACCCCTGGAGTGTCTTACATTTCTGTAAGACACACTTTCCCAGGCAACTTAAAACTACCGTAATGCCACAAGCCGCCAAGAAAAAATGTGCAGGTGAAAATACTACCGTTAAATGACTTTAAATTCCACAAAAGATGCAtaggtaaaaataaaactactgcaAAACCCCAAATGTTAAACAGACTAAAATAAGGCTACACTAAAGCCCGACCGTGCAGTTTAAAATAAGATTACTGTGAAACCCGCAAAATTTGTGGAGGTTAAAATCCCGGAGGTTTTGCAGCTTTAAAAGAATGAAATACCATAAATTACACACAAGTTGtgcacgttaaaaaaaaagttgtgtagGCAACAAAAAGACGACTGTAAACTGTCACAAATTGCACAGGTTAAAATTAGGCTACAGTAAAAAGTCCAAAAGTTACgcaggttaaaataagactaatgtaaatcccccaaaaatgcgCAAGTTAAAATGGGACTACCGTAAACCCCCCAAAGTGGACAACTGAGAAACTGTCATTTTATCCATTTAAGTAGGTAGTTCTGatctttcatgtttttgtgtgtttttagatAAAGAAGCTAAAGGCTCAAGTGGACCAGAAGAGCCAGAAAAATGGCACAAATGGCAGTTTGAGCGCAGAGGGTGACCTTTTGGAAAATGGGAATGATCCCAACATCATTGAACTGCAGAGTAAGCATGCACATTAATGTATTGCTTTTCTACAGTTcagtaatattttgtttttaatcaggaGATTCCAGCAGGCAAATAAGTGACATGAAGTTCAAACTAGTGAAGGCGGAGCAAGACGTGACTGCATTGGAACAAAATGTAAgatgaaaaatgttgtttctcaaaacattatttttgcttggttttcagcaatttaaaaaaataaataaatacaatttcttCATTGTTGTGCAGGTGAGCAGACTTGAGGGTCAGGTAAGCCGCTACAAGTCAGGGGCTGAGAATGCAGAAAAGGTGGAGGATGAGCTCAAAGCTGAAAAGAGGAAGCTGCAACGAGAGGTACGACGTATTATAGTTAACCCAGGGACCCACCCCCGCCAAATGTTTATAATTTCCTCTATTACAAGTTTAAAacccaaactatgatcccaaattacttttatcatttcaaactcatcttacataaACCTTACAATTAAATGCCTtactgatttgattttgaaaaaaagtacttGCTGCATGTGAATGTCACCTTCACAACCTGTAAAAATACCAATTCCAGTGAACCCCAATTTAGTAGAAAATCCACAATAAGGATGAAAATAAACTATAAACTtagtaaaacacacttttaaaagtattccttagccTGTTCTCACTGttttcttcaagctgtttatatGACTCtcgaagtttactgtaaaactgacacaataaaatagaattaaatgtatattttacatcataatccatccatccatttttcatatcgcttatcctcactagggtcgctggaacctatcccaactatatttgggcaagaggcggggggtacaccctcgaatggtcgccagccaatcgcagggcacatataaacaaacaaccttaaCATAACTTAATGTTCAACCAAATCACATAATTTCATCAAGTGTGAAACAAAGTCTGCTCGCTCAATAAAATAtcatgtgaaatgccatagatagGCTAACGGACATTAGCATTGATGATGcaataattataaaaccttGAAAGTACATACAAACATACCATACACCAAtactcaggcatatattccttctgctctgtgggaacgatgactattactggagctttagttggggaccttctctacCTTTTCTGCTTGCTCTTAATTATACAGCATCTCTttcagtagagctcagtgctgcgaGTCTGTAATCCGAGAAATATCCTAACTTCTTAAACATTTaacatggtactacactgaaggtgtCCAACTCTcttctcaaaatattaaaaatattttactgaacACAGAGGTGTTTTTAAGGTGAGTGTTGGTAAGTAGTATTAAAAATCTGCAGAGCAAACAACCTGCTAGGCATTGAGCCGAGCCATCTgccctctttctttctttggctGTCTTAGTTGCGGTCGGCACTGGATAAGGTGGACGAGCTGGAGTCCAACAACAGTCACCTCAATAAACGACTGGAGAAGATGAAGTCCAGCCGCGGCATGGCCCAGACGCCATAGCGAATACCGTATTTTTCAAGCTAGTCGTGTGCCATCTCTTTCTGTGCAGTAAGAAATCAGGAAGCTACTTTTGAGCTCAACCTCTACATGAAGGACAATGGTGGAGTCGGTCGCCTCTCAAGATGTTCCCCTTGCCTTTTGTTCACTGTCGCTCTCAACTTGTTTTTGAGTGTGAATGAGTAAGTgtgtgctttgtttgtttttgtaaatgaaagtggacagtcttgttttttttttgcgcactCTGCATTTCAATGCCAAACTATTTAGATTAAACTGAAAAAATGTGACAACCGGGACTCAAAGCGGTGAAGACGTCAAAGACACTGAGGGGTGATGCTGCTTcactgtttacaaaaaaaaaagctttaattaTGAACATGTCATACAAACAAGGGTCATCTTTGTGCAATAAAGTGTCAAAACTTGAGCTGCAATTTTGCTATTGACTCTCGCTTGTGACTCTTTATTAGGGCCTGAGAAGTCCCCGTCTTCTGATGAAGTACTGGCCTTTAGTGTGGGGGCTCAACATGCCTGAAAACTCATTCAATAGCATCCTGtaagaaattgtgtgtgtgtggggggggggtatgtGCCTAGAACACAAGCTTCACAACACGAAATTGGGTGTGTATCACAACAGGAGCTCCCTCTGGTGGTATGTGACAAATAACtgaattaaatggtcaagcTGTCTATAATCTTAgtgtcttttactttttttttttttttttttaaatcagtactTTGGtgagtgcagttcagttgtatcaGTCTCACGTCACGGCACCCCAAAACTGCCTTACTACCGTCTACCTggaaagttaaaaaatatataaataagctCACCAGTTTTACCGATTTCTGCAAAATTGTGTGAACATATTTGTCATAACACGACAAGgaaaagtctcaaagacccatGCCAGAAATGGAAcaagaagtcagccattttggtttgaagaagtaattttgggtgaattccagaGCTCGTACTTTGTTACAaagttgggggtgggggtaaaTTGTCACAGACCAGTTTTTACCAATCAACATGATCACAACTTTAGTTCTACCAATGTGTCGATCCCACTTTGTCAAGGTAAAAGTCACTCCGAGGCAGCCTGTAAACTTGATTGAAAGTCGCAGAACGTCCGCTCCCGGATTTGCTGAATCATGCGGCGACCGTAAAAGTCGCGGTACTCGGGGGGCAGTTCGTCGAGACAGCGCAGCGCCCTCTCCAGGGTTTGGAGGGCTCGGCTGGCGGCAACAGGGTCTTTGTTGCCGTACGGGTCCTTTTTGTCATAGCTGTCGGCCGGTAGTTGGCGCCAGAACATGTTGACACCCACGCCGAACTGTAGTGCCAGGGTGTTGTGGAACCACAGGGCTGCCAAAACATACACAACAATAATTTTACTGCTGCAGTTGGCTGGCAGCCAGgccaggatgtaccctgcctcttgccccaaagtcagctaagaggctccagctcacacgcaaccctaattaggacaatcgctatagaaaatggatggaaataataaATTGTTATGGTATTACCGGGAATAAAGAGCAGATCTccaggctccagcacacactCGTATCTCACTGCCTTCACAAACTCAGGATACAAGTTCACGTCCGGTGAGTCAATTTCCAGGACCTCAGATTTGTCGCCTGAAGGACAGAATCAATCAAGAAGACATCATATTGTATGTAGTGATAAATGTACGGTAAGCTTGACTGAGTTAAGTTCTTTTTAACTCATACACAGctcttcccaaaaaaataagtacattttgtcattacaattacatacaaaaCGGCTGCCTCAAATCAAAATGGGCGACTTCCAATTCAATTTCGGGCATGGGTCCCGTTATGATcaacatgtccaccaaattttgtGTCAGCCGGTAAAACTGGTGTAGGgggttgatttttgttttcacccattttttcaaattacaaaaaaaggggTGAATGACTAAATGTCCCAGAACGCATCATTTCAAAATCATTGAAGGCATTTTAGCTCGACGTCAGCAATGCAGGCTTATGCTGTGTTCAATAAAACTGAGGAATTGGAAATCTGTAAAAGATGCAGACCCACCTACGATAGCTGAAAATCCACGAtgtagagagaccatataaataATTTGGTTTTCTAGTGAATCTTTGATATGATCATCACATGACGTCATTGGCCCACATAAGATGCCGCAAGCAACAAAGGTTGGAAATAGTGAtacaccgaaatgaaaattcttgactgaAACTGAAAAgcccaaggccgaaaaccgaaagAAGTTATCAAACTTTACTGTAAgcgtttttcatacaaaaaaaagtgcaacacaAAGCGCTATACATtaattgaaatataaaaattaatCATTCCCgccaattattaataataaaggtATGCtaattatttgtaaaattgcACCCATTAAATTGGCGGTTAGTCACCCATCTGCCTagcttctgattggggctcaAGTATGAGATGTTGAAAGGGGAACCAAGGGACCCCTAAAATTCAAATAGAGATTGCTGACAGGATAACCATGTTTGCTAAAAATGTTGAGTTTTCGGGTGAGGCCCCCAAAAAGGTGATTAATGCATCTGAAGTCTACATGGAGATCCTGAACATTTTCAAAGTTGGGCACATCCCATGcaaattaatttgaatttataGAACTATAGtttatattttagcataattTGAAGTTGAGTGAAGtgtaaacaataaataaataaatttgaaccCTCGCAGATGGGAATGTAGATTATCTGTTTTGCATGGGCGTCTGCttgtgtcaaaacaaaatgtttatatttatgcttgaatatactacctttccaaaaaataacCCTCATTTCCCACGGAAAGTTTCCAAATTGGAATATGTGCAACATTCCGCATCTTAACTTCCCATGAAGATGTACCAGAAATTTTAAACCCCTTTGTAACATTAGTCCTCATACGTACAGTATCTAGAACAGTGGTTGTAAAACTTCTATTGCCTATAAAACCTCTTAGCGCTCCCAAGTACCACCATTATGACTAACATTAataatacagtagcgtagtagacCTATatcttcattaaaaacaagactgaagttgtatttctaaaaagtacatttaaaactATTGTAAGTCAGTctaaacattaacactgcacttaaatactggaacattaaaaaaaactactgcaCATAAAATTTGGATAAAAATTGTGCCTAAATATTTACAAACAATTCCTTAAAGATCAAATCCAAATGGATTGAACTTTAtgttcaatacaactgaattggGCTTAGTGATTCTTTTTCATACCATTAATGGGAGCCTGTTTACAAGACTTTGACAATCGCTGACCTAGAGCAATGGAAATCATCACGTTGTACTTGCCTGTCAAATAGAGGTGCAATGCATCCTGGGGACTGTAAAGGACCACTCGCTTCCTCCCCGTCACCTGAGCCAGAAGGTTATCCATCACCTGGAAAGTTTGATGCTTGAAACTTGagaaagtcaaaataaatacagtacaggtTATTTCCCCACCTGTCTGCTGCACTCACGTCGTAGTGCGTCCAAAGCTGCAGACGGCAAGAGCTGATGCGGAACACGCTGGAGAAGAACTGACCAGGCTCAAAGAAATGTGGGATGTGAAAGTCTTCCGCTAGCTCAGGGAACTGTTTCCACAGATCTGCGGGTTccttaagggaaaaaaaacaacaacaacagaataagtcacaTCACATGCAAGGTGTTAGTTGAGTTAGCGTCGTCCATTTGTCCAATATACCAAGTTCAAACTTGGTAATCTTTCGATAACTCTAGTTATCAGTATGTTATTGAAAgtcccctggaaatggccaagaTGACCCTAAAATTGTtgcttgaaaccaaaatggcagaaatTTGTGCcttccaaatttcatgttgcttaaataaaggccttttcacactgcacttgctcagtgtgaaaggtcCCCAC contains:
- the tyw5 gene encoding tRNA wybutosine-synthesizing protein 5 isoform X1, whose translation is MATQKKIPVPVFTEVNRDVFLREIYPRRKPAVLRGVCLGPCVDKWTVDYLAQKGGTKEVKVHVSSVSQMNFLQKNFVYRTLPFDEFVKRTSEEKHADFFLCEHESYYLRSLGEDVRKEPADLWKQFPELAEDFHIPHFFEPGQFFSSVFRISSCRLQLWTHYDVMDNLLAQVTGRKRVVLYSPQDALHLYLTGDKSEVLEIDSPDVNLYPEFVKAVRYECVLEPGDLLFIPALWFHNTLALQFGVGVNMFWRQLPADSYDKKDPYGNKDPVAASRALQTLERALRCLDELPPEYRDFYGRRMIQQIRERTFCDFQSSLQAASE
- the tyw5 gene encoding tRNA wybutosine-synthesizing protein 5 isoform X2, with product MATQKKIPVPVFTEVNRDVFLREIYPRRKPAVLRGVCLGPCVDKWTVDYLAQKGGTKEVKVHVSSVSQMNFLQKNFVYRTLPFDEFVKRTSEEKHADFFLCEEPADLWKQFPELAEDFHIPHFFEPGQFFSSVFRISSCRLQLWTHYDVMDNLLAQVTGRKRVVLYSPQDALHLYLTGDKSEVLEIDSPDVNLYPEFVKAVRYECVLEPGDLLFIPALWFHNTLALQFGVGVNMFWRQLPADSYDKKDPYGNKDPVAASRALQTLERALRCLDELPPEYRDFYGRRMIQQIRERTFCDFQSSLQAASE